The genomic interval ATGGAAATTGGTTAAATTTACAATCCGATATCTTTACAATCGGGCAAAAGAAATTCTTTTATACCAAAGAATTCATTGTGCCGACTGCACAAGCAGGCATTTTCAGGTATCGAATAACATGTACTATACTTCCTCAAGAAAGCAGCATAAAAAATAATACCAGAGAGTTTTATATCGAAGTACTGGACTCAAAAAAGAAATTATTAGTACTTATCAATTCTCCACATCCCGATATAGCAGCAATCAAGGAAGCACTTTCAAACAATAAAAATTACGACATTGAAATTAAATTAGCATCTGAACCAATTCCAAGTCTCGCTAAATATAGTTTGATCTTAATGCATCAATTACCCGGTGCATCTGGACTTGGTTCAAACTTCATTGCACAAGCCAAACTAAACAAAACTCCTTTAGTCTATATTGTCGGTCAACAAACTGACATAAATGCGTTTAATAGCAATCAAGATATCGTACAAATAACAGGATCCAATAAATCATTTAACGAAAGCACACCTGTATACCGACCCGGCTTTGGCGAATTTACGATAAGTGACCAAGGACAAAGTTATATTCCAAAATTTCCACCGTTAAATTGCTTATTTGGAAACTATAAATTAGATCCGACTGCTTCTGTTTTGTTCTTTCAAAAAATTGGAAATGTAGAAACAAATTATCCACTATGGATTTGTTCCGCCAAATCTGGACATAGAATATCCTATATATTAGGTGAAGGAATCTGGAAATGGAAGCTGAATGAATTTGCAAATTTGAATTCTTTTAACACCTTTTTTGAACTCGTAAATAAAACGGTACAGTTTACAAGTACCCAAGAAGATTTACGTAAATTTAGAGTTAATCAAAATAAAAGAATATTTAATGAAGGGGAAGCTATAAGTTTCAATGCAGAATTCTATAATGATAATTTTGAAAGAATAAATACACCGGATGCAAAACTTGAAATTATAGGTCCAGAATCCTTAAAATATGAATTTAGTTTTTCAAAACTTGAAAATTATTACAATTTAAATGCGGGTTCTTTACCAAAAGGAGACTATTCTTATCTCGCAAAACTCGAATGGAATAAGAAAGAATTTACAGTTAATGGTAAATTTTCTATACAAGCGCTAGATCTAGAAACCAATAATCGGGTTGCAGATTTTGACTTATTAAGAGTTCTTGCTACCAAGTCTGCCGGACAAACCTACTACCCTTCACAAATAGACCAATTAACAAACAATCTCTTATCGAACCAACAGGCCAAATCTATCATTTCACAAAATTTGGAAATTAATCCTCTAATAAATCAAAAATGGTTGTTTTTTATAGTCTTTCTTTGCCTTGCCATAGAATGGTTTCTTCGAAGATATTGGGGTAGCTATTAAAAATTATTTAATTAATTAAATTCATTTTTGGAATTCTAGTATATTTGCAATACACTAGAGAACATTATGATCGAGTATACCCTTGCCCGACCATTTATTATATTGAGTATACTTTCTGCCATCGTCTACAGCTTGGTTGAATATTGCTTTTTCAATATTGAAATAAACAAATTTTATCCTTTCATCATTGTCCTGGTTTTATTCCTTATTTCGCTATGGTATCAAAAGAAAAAAGCATATTTATCCTTATTCTTGTTTGCAATTCTGGTATTCAGCTCGCGAAAGCTTCAACACTTAAATGAAAAACATACAAATCAAGAAATTTCAGACAATACAAATTTAGAAAACCAAACAATTCATGTAATTAAATCACAAACATTTAATAACCTGAACATAATTGATGGGAACCTACAAATTGGAAATAAACTACAGGCTTGCAGAATCAAAATACCAACACGGTATCTAACAGAAAAACTCTTCTACAATGATACCTTAAAATGCGCATTCACTTTACATAAAATTAAGTCCTATAATTCGAGATACTTCTCTGCTTATAATGAGTATCTATTAAAAAGTCATATACAATATCATGGGATACTTACGGATTCTGTTGTCCAAATATCAAAGAGTAAGCAATTATCATTGCAAAATACTTCACAAATAATAGCTGATAAAATTAAACTTCGATTTCTTCAAAACATTCCGGATTCTTCAAATGCATTTTTATTAATCTCGTTGCTGATAGGTGAAAAGCAACAATTAGATGCGACCATCAAAGAAGCTTTTATTTCTACAGGTACAGCCCATATTTTAGCCGTTTCAGGACTCCATTTAGGAATTCTCTATATCTTATTATTCCAAGCATTCAAAGTATTCCGTTTTTTTCCGGCATTAAATTATAAAATCATAGCTTTTCTAGGAATTATTATAAGCATATGGCTTTTTGCCTTCATTACAGGTTTGAGCGCTTCGGTGCTTAGAGCTGCAATCATGCTTAGTTTTATGGAATTTGGAAAACTTCTAGGCCGTGAAACAGACTCTGTAAATAGCTTATTCGGATGCAGCTTTGTAATGCTCTATTATGATCCATGTACCTTATATGATGTTGGATTTCAATTATCGTTTTTCGCAGTTCTGAGCATCTTATTATTCAATCCATACATCCAAAGATTATATGTTCCAGGCAATTTTATTACATCTAAATTATGGGAACTAATATCCGTTTCCATATCCGTGCAATTTCTTGTTACACCTATAAGCATTTACTATTTTCAACAATTCCCTTTATACTTCTTGTTTTCAAATCTTCTCTGGATACCCTTATCATTTATCCTTATGATC from Saprospiraceae bacterium carries:
- a CDS encoding ComEC/Rec2 family competence protein, which codes for MIEYTLARPFIILSILSAIVYSLVEYCFFNIEINKFYPFIIVLVLFLISLWYQKKKAYLSLFLFAILVFSSRKLQHLNEKHTNQEISDNTNLENQTIHVIKSQTFNNLNIIDGNLQIGNKLQACRIKIPTRYLTEKLFYNDTLKCAFTLHKIKSYNSRYFSAYNEYLLKSHIQYHGILTDSVVQISKSKQLSLQNTSQIIADKIKLRFLQNIPDSSNAFLLISLLIGEKQQLDATIKEAFISTGTAHILAVSGLHLGILYILLFQAFKVFRFFPALNYKIIAFLGIIISIWLFAFITGLSASVLRAAIMLSFMEFGKLLGRETDSVNSLFGCSFVMLYYDPCTLYDVGFQLSFFAVLSILLFNPYIQRLYVPGNFITSKLWELISVSISVQFLVTPISIYYFQQFPLYFLFSNLLWIPLSFILMIIGLILIITSSFLPLISLKIGLLASLLCDIGMNGLYYIRKIPSSVLQNLWLYPEQIIAYTIICILIFFGMQYKNQKYYFVGLTLSLLIPIILAIRFVNLENSSQLILYKEKSTLQFDLRIGRTIYTTNPTSKLMLKLRSSNLVSNIIAEQEIENLNQILKVYKLDKFWIHTTTQNNSSNFEFCPINRSSILEYDHPFKINSDPLLNLNNSRKTVIECQQISDAYISTYGPQILNLISYEEE